The following is a genomic window from Synechococcus sp. JA-2-3B'a(2-13).
CGGAACCCAACTCATCTTCGGCGGCCAGGTCGGCAGAGCGGGCGATCTCGTAAAGGCTTTTCACCACACTGCTGAGGGGAATGGCGACGATCACGCCCAGGATGCCCCCCAGTTGCGCCCCCACCAACAGGGCAATCAAGATCCACACTGGATTTAGCCCGATCAGCTCTCCCATCAGGCGGGGGGCGATGACCCGATCCTTCACCTGCTGCACGATCAGGGAAACCAGCACCACTTTAAGGCTGAGCCAAATGTCCTGAAAGGCCAGCAACACCGCCGCCGCCCCAATGCCAATCACCCCCCCCACCAGGGGGATGACCTCCAGCAGGCCGATCAGCAGGCCAAACAGGAGCCCGAAAGGTACCCGCAAAAACCCAAAAACCGGCACCAGCATCAGGGCCATGATGAACCCCAACACCAACTGGCTGATGAGGAAGTTCTGAAAGCTGAGGGCTAGGGCTTCGCCAATGCGCGGCCCCCAAGGTTTGGGGAAGAGGCTGAGCAACCCCTGCCAGAACTGGCCCCCGTAGAGCAGCATGTAGAGGGCCAACACCAGCACCAGCACCAAGTCGATCACCTGGTTGAACGTACCCAGAAGGAGATCTAGGGATTGGCCGGCAATTTTCTCGGCGCTGGCCTGCAGGCGGTTGAGAAGGGTATTGACCAGCTCCGTCTGGCCAAGGTTGATGTTGCGCTCGGCGGCCCAAAGGCTAATCTGGTCGAGCCAATTTTGTAAGGTGTCCACCCACTCTGGGATCCGCGCCCCCAGCTGCACCACTTGCTTGGCCAAGACCGGCACCACGGCGATCCCCACCAAGACCAGCAGCACCACCGAGAGAGCAAAGACCAGGGTGACCGCCAAACCTCGACTGACCCGATAGCGCCGCAGCACCTGCACCGGGTAGTTGAGCAAAAAGGCCAGCACCGCCGCTGTCAGGATGGTGGTGAGCAAATGCCCAAACAGCCGACCCACCTGTATGGCCAGCCAGCCGCTGATGACGATCAAGATCCAGGTGAGCAGCAACCGCTGCAAGGGTGAGAAGCGATTCATGCCGGAGCCATCCCCAAGGGATCCCAAAGCGCTTAAAAACCCAGGATGCTATACCCACTATCCACGTAGATCACCTGGCCGGTAATGCCGCTGGCCAGGTCGCTGGCCAGAAAAGCCGCCACATTGCCCACCTCTATTTGAGTGACATTGCGCCGTAGGGGAGCTTTCTCCTCCACAGCATGCAGCATGGCATGAAAATCGGAAATGGCCGATGAGGCCAAGGTGCGGATTGGGCCGGCAGAAATGGCGTTCACCCGGATCCCGGCAGGGCCCAGCTCGGCAGCCAGGTAGCGGACACAGGTTTCCAGGCCCGCTTTGGTGACGGCAGCCATGTTGTAGTTGGGCACCACTCGCACTCCTCCCAAGTAGGTCAAGGTGAGGACACTGCTGCCGGATCTCAGTAGGGGCTTGGCAGCCCGGCAGAGGGCAATCAGGGAGTAGGTGCTCACATCCATGGCCAGGGCAAACCCCTCCCGCGAGATATCGCTGAAGTTGCCGCTCAGCTCCTCTTTTTTGACATAGGCCAGGCAGTGAACCAGAATATCGACCTGACCCCATTTTTCGGTTACCCCCTGAAACAGATCGCTGATCTGCTGATCGCTTTGCACGTCGCAGGGGAGAAGAAAATCTGGCTGCAAGGGATCCGTGAGTTGCTGAACTTTGGTTTTGAAGCGATCCCGCTCGTCCGGCAGATAGGTAACCCCTAGGCTGGCCCCCGCTTTGTGCAGTTGCTGAGCAATGCCCCAGGCAATGGAGCGCTCGTTGGCAATGCCGGTTACCAAGGCTTTCTTTCCCGTCAGCTGTAGCATGGCAAAAAAAGTAGGGGTGTATTCCTTTCTATCCTCCCACAGGTGGGAGCTGGGGCTGGGAGAAGGGATCCCAGGCACTCCTGAACTCCCGTTAAAAAGGCCCGGCTTCCACAATGAAAGTCCTTTTGGTTGAAAAGGAATATTGTCTGCTGGATCTCCGCAGCCCTGTTACCCGTGCCGAAATCATCGAGCACCCGTGGTCGTTGGAAGATACCTCCCTCAACCGGGCTGATAGGTGGAAGCAACGTGCAGTTCCTTGAGCTGCTTCGCCTCAACGCTGGAAGGAGCGCCGGTGAGCAAACATCGCGCCTGCTGGGTTTTGGGAAAGGCGATGACATCCCGGATGGAATCTTCCCCGGCCAGCAACATCACCAGCCGATCCAGGCCGTAGGCAATGCCGCCGTGGGGCGGGGTGCCATACTCAAAGGCTTCCAACAAAAAGCCAAACTTGTCCCGCGCCTGTTCGGGGGTGAGGCCAATCGCTTGAAAAACCTGCTCCTGAATTTCCCGCTGGTAAATCCGCAGGGATCCCCCTCCTACTTCCACGCCGTTCCACACCAGGTCATAAGCCTGGGCCCGCGCCGTTTTCAGGTCGGCCAAGTCGTCGGGGTGGGGGGCGGTAAAGGGGTGGTGCAGGGCTTCCAGGCGATTTTCTTCGGCGTTGAACTCAAACATGGGAAAGTCGGTGATCCAGAGGAGATTCAAGGCGTTCTCTGGGATCAAACCCAGCTCCTGGCCCAGGTGCAGCCGCAGCCGGCCCAAAGACTCGTTCACCACTGCCGCCGGCCCTGCCCCAAACAGCAACAGATCCCCTGGCTTGGCCTGGGTGAGATCCAGCAACCGCTTCTCCTGCTCGGGGCTCAAGCTCTCTTTCAGGGCGCCGATGGTATCGAGGCTGTCGGGCCGCACCCGGATAAAGGCCAAGCCGCCCGCCCCATACTGGGTGACCAGCTTGAACAGATCCCCGCCTGGTTTGATGCGGGTGTTGGAGATCTTTTCATCGCCGCCGGGCACTGGCAGGATTTTGATCAAACCGCCCTCAGCCAGCACTTTGGCGAAGACTTTGAATCGGGATCCCTGAAACACCTCCGAAACATCCACCAACTCCATCCCAAAGCGGGTGTCAGGCTTGTCGGAGCCGTAGCGGGCCATGGCCTCGGCATAGGTCAGGCGCGGGAAGGGACGGGGCAGGTGGATCCCTTTGACAGTTTTGAAGATATGGCAGATCAGTCGCTCGTTGAGCTCCAGGATCCCTTCTTGATCCATGAAGCTCATCTCCATGTCCAACTGGGTGAACTCCGGCTGCCGATCCGCCCGCAGATCCTCATCCCGAAAGCAGCGGGCGATCTGGTAGTAGCGATCCACGCCAGCCACCATCAGCAGCTGCTTAAAGAGCTGGGGCGACTGCGGCAGGGCAAACCACTCGCCGGGGTTGACGCGGCTGGGCACCAGGTAGTCTCTGGCCCCTTCTGGGGTGGAGCGGGTGAGAATGGGAGTCTCCACCTCGACAAAGCCCTCCTCGTCTTCTAGGAAACGGCGGATGGCCTGGATGACCCGGTGGCGCAGTTGCAGGTTACGGGACATGCGCTCCCGCCGCAAATCCAGGTAGCGATAGCGCAGGCGGATCTCTTCTCGCACTTCCTCTGCTTCTTCTCCCGAGACGCTGAAGGGGAGCTGCTTGCCGACTGGACTGAGCACTTCCAACTGTTCGGCGTAGATCTCGACCTCGCCGGTGGCCAGGCGAGGGTTGAAGGAGTCGGGGGGCCGTTGCTGGACAGTTCCCGTTACCCGCACCACATATTCGTTGCGCACTTCCCCCGCCAGTGGATATGACTGCGGAGTTTTCTGCGGATCCGCCACCAGTTGCACAATGCCAGAGCGATCCCGCAAATCCAGAAAGATCACCCCCCCGTGGTCGCGGCGGCGGTCGATCCAGCCGTAGAGGGTGACGGTCTGGCCAATGTGGGCCGGGCGGACTTCGCCACAGTAGAGGGTGCGGGCCGGGCGATGGATGGCAGCAGGCATGGAAGAGGTGAGAGAACAAGGGTCTGAGCCCCTATCATACAAAACTCAGACCTCCTGCCTCGACTCAGCTTCTCAAGAGCAGTCAGGGGATCCGCCCAGGGCTACCACAATCGTGCAGGTGTTGTGGCGCATCATGGCGATGTAGGTTTCAGCACCGCTGCCTGCTTCCCCCAAAGAATCGGAGTACAGCTCCTGTTCCGCTACCTTGACTCCCGCTTCAGCGGCCACCGTTTGGATCAGGGCCGGGTTGAGGGTGGTCTCAGCAAAGATAGCCGGCACCCGCAGAGCGCGGATCTCCTCCACTAAGCGGGCCACTGTCTGGGCGCTGGGCTGTTCTTCGGTGCTGATCCCCAGCAGGGATCCCCCCATTTTCAGGCCGTAGGCTTGGGTGTAGTAGGCAAAGGCATCGTGAGTGGTCACCAAAACCCGGTTGGGAGGGGGGATGGTCTGAATTTGCTCCCCAATCCAGGCATGAAGCTCCTCCAGCTCTGCTCGATAGGCAGCAGCATTGGTTTGGAAGAAGGTCGCCTCGCCAGGCACCTGTTCCGCCAGCTCTTGGGCGATGCGCTCCACCATGCGGATGACGTTTTCCACATTGCCCCACACGTGGGGGTCGGGAGTGGGGATCCCGTCCTCGTTGGCAACAATAGGTTCAAGGATCTCGGCCAAGGCAACCCGCCGCGCTCCTTGGGCCGTGGCTTCGATGAGACGCATCAACCCCGGCTCCAGGTTGTAGCCATTCCAGAACACCAAGTCTGCCTGCTCTAGGGCCACCCCATCCGCCGGCGTTGGCTCGTAGACATGGGGATCCATTCCCGGCTGCAGCAGGCTGGTGAGCTGGATGCGATCTTGGCCCACCTGCTCTACCCAATCGGCGATCAACGTAGTGGTAGCCACAACGCGGGGACGCGCCCATCCCGAACCGGCCAAGGCCAGAAAACTGCCGTTCCCGTCAGCGAGACAGAGTCCTATTGCCAAGCCGAAGGCCGCTACCCAACGGCGCCGCCCCCAAAGGAAGACAAGACTTTTGATCATCGTTTCATGGTTTAGATGTCCCTTTAGGGTACACTGGACTTACCGAAAATGAAAACAAAATGAAAAAGCAACTTCCTCCTCTCCCTCTTGGTCCGGCCAGGGGATCCCTGGTGGTGCGGGATCTGACGGTGCGTTACGGCAGCCTGCAGGTGCTGCAAGGGATCCAAGCTGAAATCGCGCCGGGCCGCGTCACGGGCATCCTCGGGCCCAACGGGGCCGGCAAAAGCACCTTTCTCAAGGGGCTGTTGGGGTTGGTGCCGCTGGAACGGGGGGAAGTGCGCTACGGTGGGCAAGCGCTGTGGGGAGAGCAAGTGGCCTATGTACCCCAGCGCTCGGCCATCGACTGGTCGTTTCCCGCCACGGTGTGGGATGTGGTGTTGATGGGGCAGGTGAGAGCTGCTGGCTGGTTTCGCCGCATCGGGAAAAAGGGGCAGCAGCGGGCTGCTCAAGCCCTGGAGCGGGTGGGGATGGGGGCCTACCGGGATCGCCCCATTGGAAAGCTGTCGGGGGGACAACAGCAGCGGGTGTTCCTGGCGCGGGCCTTGGCGCAAGAAGCGGAGATCTACGCCCTTGACGAACCCTTTGCCGGGATCGACCAGCCCAGCGAAGCTATTTTGTTCCAGGTGTTGCGGGAGCTGGCAGATGCCGGCCACATCGTGATGGTGGTGCACCACGATTTGGGGCAGGCCCGGGCCTACTTCGACGAAGTGCTCCTCCTCAACCGTGTCTTAATTGCCCAGGGATCCCCGCGGGAGGTGTTGCAGCCAGCGGTGTTGCAGCGGGCCTATGGCCGAGCCCTGCTGCTGGACTCAGCTGCCTAGGGAGAGTTTGAGGTCAACAACGTTATGGAATGGCTCTGGCACAGCCTGGCGGATCCCTTGAGTTTTGCCTTCATGCAACGGGCTCTGCTGGTGGCGGTGGCCGTCGGCATTCTCTGTGCCGTGGTGGGCAGCTATCTGCTGGTGCAAAGCTTGGCCCTCCTGGGGGATGCCATCAGCCATTCGCTGCTGCCGGGCCTGGCCATTGCCTACATGCTGGGCCTTAACCTGTTTGTGGGAGCCTTCGTGGCCGGTCTCCTCAGCGCCCTCTTAATTCAATGGATCCGCTCCGCCAGCCCCCTCAAGCCGGATGCAGCCATGGGGATCGTCTTTTCGGCCTTTTTTGCCTTGGGGATCCTGTTGATCACTTTGATCCAACGGCGGGCTCGCATCGATCTCAACCACTTCCTCTTCGGCAACCTCCTGGGGGTGAATGCTGTCGATGTGCTGACAGTGGTGGGCATCACCCTTTTGGTGTTGGGGTTAGTGGCCCTCTTCTTCAAGGAATTGACCTTTTACAGCTTCGATCCCTTGGGGGCCAAAGCAGCCGGCCTGCCCACCGAGCGGCTGGGGTGGGGGCTGATGGTGCTCACTTCCCTGACGTTGGTGGCCAGCATGAAGGCAGTGGGCGTGCTCTTAGTGTTGGCCATGCTGATCACGCCAGCGGCAACCGCCTATCTGGTGGTGCCTCGATTGCACCAGGTGATGCTGTTGGGATCCCTATTTGGGGTGAGCGCCAGCCTGCTGGGGATGTACGCCAGCTACTACCTCAACGTCGCCTCCGGCCCAGCCATCGTCCTGGTGGCCTCCGCCTGGTTTAGCCTGGCCTTTCTGGGCAGAGTGTTCTCAGGAACGCGCTAGAAACCAGGGATCGCGGGTTGGGATCCCTGGCTCAAACCTCATCTGAGGAAGGGTAGATGCATGTTAACTCAAAAGCGGGAAGAGCGGCCATCCCGACCGCCTGCGCTGGTCTGCCGAGGCAACGCCTTGTTGACCCTCAGATCCCGGCCCATCCAAGTAGCACCGTCCAGCTCGTCGATGGCCTTTTGCTCATCGGCTTCGTTTTCCAGTTCCACAAAGGCAAAACCTCGCTTACGGCCAGTCTCCCGATCCACCGGCAGCTTAATTTGCTTAACGGTGCCGTATTCGGCGAACACAAGCCGCAGGTCTTCTTCGCTGGCCTTGAAGGACAAATTACCTACAAAAATGGTCATGGTGTAGCAAACTCCGAACCTTACCCTTTAGCGTTCAGTTCGGAGGCTCACCTGGTTAAACCATTCGCTCAATCCGAACCTCATGCCAACCACATCTTAGTCTTCCCAATGGCATTTGCAAAGCCATCCTTCCAGCTTTTTGTCCGAGAATTGGGAGAAGCTTTTGTAGCAAGATGGAAACTCAGGATCCTAACCTTCATGGGCGATTGCTTTGGCCCAACGGTTGGCGTTTGGGAGTGCCGGGAGAGCGGGGATAAGGAGGCGGCGTGGGGGCTACTTTCTCCAGCAGTAGGCAGTGGCGCACCCCACGGCTGCGGGGTGTGGTGAAGGCTTCTACATGGATCAGTTTTCCGCCCAGGAGCTCAAGGGCCTGCTCCAAAGTTTGGGCTTCTGCCTCGGTCCAATGGCCGCGATAGAGGATGGCGCGTCCCCCCACCTTGAGCAGTGGCAGACAATACTCGGCGCAGATCTCCGCCGAGGCCAGGGCCCTGGCCAGAGCAATATCATAGCTGCCCCGTTCCTGCGGGTCTTGCCCCCAAATTTCGGCCCGCTGAGCCACTGCCCGCGCTTGGGTGAGGGAGAGCCTTTGCAAGATGTCCTGCACAAAGGCAATCTTGCGTTGGGTGCTGTCCAGCAGGGTAAAGCGGGTTTGGGGCAGGGCAATTTGGGCCGGGATCCCTGGAAACCCTGCCCCGGTGCCGATGTCGATCCCCCGCCAGGGCTGAGCTTGGATTGCCTCCCAGGATCCCAGCAGGCGTAGGCCCCGCAGCGAATCCCACAGGTGTTTCTCCCAAAAGTCGATGGGATCGGTGATGCGGGTCAGGTTCTGGGTTCGGTTTCCGGCCATCACCAGCGGATAGAGCTGTTGCAGTTGTTGCTGCTGCTGTTCAGAAGGCTGCCAACCCAGATCCGCCAGCCAGCTTTCCCACAGGGCCTTGAGCTCTGGAGGCTCAGAGGAAGGAGCGTCAGCCTTCTTCATCCCAGGGATCCCAGTTTCAATCCAGCGGGGATGGCTCTGTCGGCCCAGCCTTTCAGCTCTTGGGTCAAGCCCTGCAAAGAACGGTCGGTGCCCAGCAGCTCTTGGTTTAAGCAAACCAACTCCTGCAAATCCAGCTCCTGACAGCTGGCCCAATCTTCCGCCAGCAAGTTAATCGGCTGCGGCTGAGCCTGAAGCAACTGATGAGAGGCCAACTCCAGCTCTACATTCAAAAGCACCTGCTCCAACCGCTCTACCCGCTCCTGCATTTGCGCCAGCAGGGCTGCCAACTGCTGACAGCAATGGTGAACCCGCTGAGCATAGACCTTGAGCGGCAGGGTCAGCGGCAGCAACGACTCAGACAACAGTTGAATCAGGTGCTGGGCCTCCAGTTCTTCCAGTTGCAGGTCTTGCCAAATGGCGTGGTAAAGATGAAGCGAGCGACGACAGGCTTCCAGGCGCTGGTAGCAAGGCTGTAATACAGAACCGCGCAGCTCCTGCAGATAGTCGGCCCACAGTTGCCCAGCCTCTACTACCCAACCTGTCTGGAAAAAACTCCACCCCTGGGCCAACAGCCAACTGATCAACAGGCCCGCCAACAATTGGTTTTTTTGTCGCAACAGGAAAGGCGAAAGGTGCTCTCCCCAAACGGCTAACCCCAGCCAGATCAGGGCAGCCAAAGTCAAATGGGGCAAGCTGATCATCTCGGCCAACAGCTGGGCAGACCAGCGCTGGCGCAGCATCCAGATCACCCCGGCGCCCAAGCTGTACAGCCCTCCCCCCAACAGCGGGATCAACACCAGCCACAGGGGTTGTCCCCTCCACAGGTGCGATAGTGACCCATCTTCGCCCAGCGCATCCCAACTGAGCAAGTACAAAGCCAGCAGAGCCAAAACCACGACCCAGCCCTGCTGTCGCTTGAGACGGCGGGCTAGAAGACGACGGCGGCGGCGCAGATAGGTTTGAAAGGACTCGGCAACAATCGACATAAAAAAATGGCACTGCGGATCCCTACCAATACCCCCACCGGCCTGGAGCGCTCCTTCACGATCATAAGTCTTAACTTTGCTAGGTCATCTGGCTTCTGTATTGCGTTGTTGGCGGGAGTCATGCCCAGCCGGTGGCCAGCTTTTTCAGGGGCTCATCAGGCGGTTTTTCGGCGAGACTCCTCCGAGAAGCGCTGTTTTCTCGGCAAGCCTGACAGAGGCTTTTTAGAGCAGGCAGCCGCGTGCAAGCTCTCCACCCCTGTTACCATGGAAGAGCCCTTAATGTTTCTTTCGTATCCATCGTATCCATAGCCAAGCTAGTCTCTTGGACCGGCTTTTTTATTGTGCACTGCGCCAGGTTTTGTGATCCCTTCTGCATCTCCTCCCAGTTCCGGCCTTTCCCCCCTCGAAGTGCAGCGCCAGATGATCGTCATTCTCGATTTTGGATCCCAGTACTCTGAGCTGATTGCCCGCCGCATTCGCGAAACCCACGTCTATTCGGAAATCCTTTCCTATCGCACCACTGCTGAGCAACTGCGGCAACTGCAACCGCAGGGCATTATCCTCTCCGGGGGCCCCAACTCGGTGTATGAGCCAGCCGCTCCGGTGTGTGACCCCGAGATTTGGAACCTAGGGATCCCGGTTCTGGGGGTGTGCTACGGCATGCAACTCATGGTGCAGCAGTTGGGGGGCAAGGTGGAAGCAGCCCAGAAGGGGGAATATGGCCGTGCCGCTCTGCACATTTTGGATCCCACCGACCTGCTCACCAACCTGCCGGAAAACAGCATCATGTGGATGAGCCACGGGGATTCGGTTACCGAACTGCCGCCGGGCTTTCACACCTTGGCCTCTACCGACAACACCCCCTGTGCCGCCATTGCCGATCCAAGGCGTCGTCTCTACGGGGTGCAATTTCATCCGGAGGTGGCCCACTCAGAGGCTGGCGCCTTTCTCATCCGCAACTTTGTCTATCACATCTGCGGTTGCGAGCCCACCTGGACAACGGCAGCTTTTCTGGAGGAAGCCATTCGAGAGGTACGTGCCCGTGTGGGCAATAAGAAGGTGCTGTTGGCCCTCTCGGGGGGGGTAGACAGCTCTACTTTGGCTTTTCTGCTGCACAAGGCCATCGGCGACCAGCTCACCTGCGTG
Proteins encoded in this region:
- a CDS encoding AI-2E family transporter, translated to MNRFSPLQRLLLTWILIVISGWLAIQVGRLFGHLLTTILTAAVLAFLLNYPVQVLRRYRVSRGLAVTLVFALSVVLLVLVGIAVVPVLAKQVVQLGARIPEWVDTLQNWLDQISLWAAERNINLGQTELVNTLLNRLQASAEKIAGQSLDLLLGTFNQVIDLVLVLVLALYMLLYGGQFWQGLLSLFPKPWGPRIGEALALSFQNFLISQLVLGFIMALMLVPVFGFLRVPFGLLFGLLIGLLEVIPLVGGVIGIGAAAVLLAFQDIWLSLKVVLVSLIVQQVKDRVIAPRLMGELIGLNPVWILIALLVGAQLGGILGVIVAIPLSSVVKSLYEIARSADLAAEDELGSGVKGSPQGLRPSSANGEPRRDPTLPKPETQQI
- the fabI gene encoding enoyl-ACP reductase FabI; protein product: MLQLTGKKALVTGIANERSIAWGIAQQLHKAGASLGVTYLPDERDRFKTKVQQLTDPLQPDFLLPCDVQSDQQISDLFQGVTEKWGQVDILVHCLAYVKKEELSGNFSDISREGFALAMDVSTYSLIALCRAAKPLLRSGSSVLTLTYLGGVRVVPNYNMAAVTKAGLETCVRYLAAELGPAGIRVNAISAGPIRTLASSAISDFHAMLHAVEEKAPLRRNVTQIEVGNVAAFLASDLASGITGQVIYVDSGYSILGF
- the aspS gene encoding aspartate--tRNA ligase; amino-acid sequence: MPAAIHRPARTLYCGEVRPAHIGQTVTLYGWIDRRRDHGGVIFLDLRDRSGIVQLVADPQKTPQSYPLAGEVRNEYVVRVTGTVQQRPPDSFNPRLATGEVEIYAEQLEVLSPVGKQLPFSVSGEEAEEVREEIRLRYRYLDLRRERMSRNLQLRHRVIQAIRRFLEDEEGFVEVETPILTRSTPEGARDYLVPSRVNPGEWFALPQSPQLFKQLLMVAGVDRYYQIARCFRDEDLRADRQPEFTQLDMEMSFMDQEGILELNERLICHIFKTVKGIHLPRPFPRLTYAEAMARYGSDKPDTRFGMELVDVSEVFQGSRFKVFAKVLAEGGLIKILPVPGGDEKISNTRIKPGGDLFKLVTQYGAGGLAFIRVRPDSLDTIGALKESLSPEQEKRLLDLTQAKPGDLLLFGAGPAAVVNESLGRLRLHLGQELGLIPENALNLLWITDFPMFEFNAEENRLEALHHPFTAPHPDDLADLKTARAQAYDLVWNGVEVGGGSLRIYQREIQEQVFQAIGLTPEQARDKFGFLLEAFEYGTPPHGGIAYGLDRLVMLLAGEDSIRDVIAFPKTQQARCLLTGAPSSVEAKQLKELHVASTYQPG
- a CDS encoding metal ABC transporter solute-binding protein, Zn/Mn family — its product is MIKSLVFLWGRRRWVAAFGLAIGLCLADGNGSFLALAGSGWARPRVVATTTLIADWVEQVGQDRIQLTSLLQPGMDPHVYEPTPADGVALEQADLVFWNGYNLEPGLMRLIEATAQGARRVALAEILEPIVANEDGIPTPDPHVWGNVENVIRMVERIAQELAEQVPGEATFFQTNAAAYRAELEELHAWIGEQIQTIPPPNRVLVTTHDAFAYYTQAYGLKMGGSLLGISTEEQPSAQTVARLVEEIRALRVPAIFAETTLNPALIQTVAAEAGVKVAEQELYSDSLGEAGSGAETYIAMMRHNTCTIVVALGGSPDCS
- a CDS encoding metal ABC transporter ATP-binding protein; its protein translation is MKKQLPPLPLGPARGSLVVRDLTVRYGSLQVLQGIQAEIAPGRVTGILGPNGAGKSTFLKGLLGLVPLERGEVRYGGQALWGEQVAYVPQRSAIDWSFPATVWDVVLMGQVRAAGWFRRIGKKGQQRAAQALERVGMGAYRDRPIGKLSGGQQQRVFLARALAQEAEIYALDEPFAGIDQPSEAILFQVLRELADAGHIVMVVHHDLGQARAYFDEVLLLNRVLIAQGSPREVLQPAVLQRAYGRALLLDSAA
- a CDS encoding metal ABC transporter permease; the protein is MEWLWHSLADPLSFAFMQRALLVAVAVGILCAVVGSYLLVQSLALLGDAISHSLLPGLAIAYMLGLNLFVGAFVAGLLSALLIQWIRSASPLKPDAAMGIVFSAFFALGILLITLIQRRARIDLNHFLFGNLLGVNAVDVLTVVGITLLVLGLVALFFKELTFYSFDPLGAKAAGLPTERLGWGLMVLTSLTLVASMKAVGVLLVLAMLITPAATAYLVVPRLHQVMLLGSLFGVSASLLGMYASYYLNVASGPAIVLVASAWFSLAFLGRVFSGTR
- a CDS encoding RNA recognition motif domain-containing protein; translation: MTIFVGNLSFKASEEDLRLVFAEYGTVKQIKLPVDRETGRKRGFAFVELENEADEQKAIDELDGATWMGRDLRVNKALPRQTSAGGRDGRSSRF
- the rsmG gene encoding 16S rRNA (guanine(527)-N(7))-methyltransferase RsmG yields the protein MKKADAPSSEPPELKALWESWLADLGWQPSEQQQQQLQQLYPLVMAGNRTQNLTRITDPIDFWEKHLWDSLRGLRLLGSWEAIQAQPWRGIDIGTGAGFPGIPAQIALPQTRFTLLDSTQRKIAFVQDILQRLSLTQARAVAQRAEIWGQDPQERGSYDIALARALASAEICAEYCLPLLKVGGRAILYRGHWTEAEAQTLEQALELLGGKLIHVEAFTTPRSRGVRHCLLLEKVAPTPPPYPRSPGTPKRQPLGQSNRP